The Panicum hallii strain FIL2 chromosome 9, PHallii_v3.1, whole genome shotgun sequence genome has a window encoding:
- the LOC112876793 gene encoding BURP domain-containing protein 13-like: MARLLHSAIISTFVLLVVGQRSNAVLTEAEVFWRTVLPDSPLPDPILKLLHPETSFVNKPKDDTVAEAYSLTWLMWGLRSPSGQTKHSNGAETSFVNKPKDGMAAEAFSLTWLMWGLRSPSGPTKHSSPRPSHGRDHSSDEYLAQGLFFHEELVQVGKTITLYFPLAASAPLGLLPRHVADSIPFSTSSMPSALARLGISNNSVQAANMEETLYMCDLPPKAGEAKFCATSLEALVEGSMAALGTRNIRPMTSDLPRSGAPKQTYIVRAVHPVDGSSFVSCHDHNYPYTVYMCHNTPSTRAYMLELEGARSGLVVTVAAICHADTSHWNSEHVSFKILGTKPGGAPICHYLPYGHNVWVNMEANRSSS, translated from the exons ATGGCGCGACTCCTCCATTCTGCTATAATCTCCACCTTTGTTCTGCTTGTG GTCGGACAGCGTAGCAATGCAGTCCTGACGGAGGCCGAAGTGTTCTGGCGCACCGTCCTGCCGGATTCTCCGCTCCCGGACCCCATCCTCAAGCTCCTCCATCCTG AGACCAGCTTTGTAAACAAACCAAAGGATGATACGGTTGCTGAAGCATACTCCTTGACTTGGTTAATGTGGGGGCTTCGCTCTCCCTCTGGACAGACGAAGCACTCGAATGGTGCAGAAACCAGCTTTGTAAACAAACCAAAGGATGGTATGGCTGCTGAAGCATTCTCCCTGACTTGGTTAATGTGGGGGCTTCGCTCTCCATCTGGACCGACAAAGCACTCGTCTCCCAGGCCATCCCATGGCCGTGACCACAGCTCTGACGAATACTTGGCCCAGGGGCTCTTCTTCCATGAGGAGTTAGTGCAAGTAGGCAAGACCATAACCTTATACTTCCCGTTGGCAGCCAGTGCACCGCTCGGGCTATTGCCGCGCCATGTGGCGGACTCCATTCCCTTCTCGACGTCCTCAATGCCGAGCGCCCTCGCGCGGCTCGGTATCTCTAATAACTCCGTGCAGGCAGCCAACATGGAGGAGACGCTATACATGTGTGACCTCCCACCAAAAGCAGGTGAGGCCAAATTCTGCGCTACGTCGCTGGAAGCCCTGGTCGAGGGATCGATGGCGGCGCTTGGCACCCGCAACATCCGGCCGATGACCTCGGACCTACCCCGCTCAGGGGCACCTAAGCAAACGTACATCGTCCGAGCTGTACACCCGGTGGACGGATCGAGCTTCGTGTCATGCCACGACCATAACTATCCGTACACCGTCTACATGTGCCATAACACGCCCTCCACGAGGGCGTACATGCTGGAGCTGGAGGGTGCCCGCAGTGGCCTTGTCGTCACTGTTGCCGCTATTTGTCACGCTGACACATCCCACTGGAACTCGGAGCATGTCTCCTTCAAGATCCTCGGCACCAAGCCTGGCGGCGCACCGATCTGCCACTATCTGCCGTATGGGCACAATGTGTGGGTCAACATGGAGGCAAATCGCTCGTCATCCTAA